One window of the Halorussus sp. MSC15.2 genome contains the following:
- a CDS encoding MEDS domain-containing protein, with translation MSQHTLTPSDEGKTLGLESGLEALRNSPTFRGPVEPLGDHDSHDHLALVYETTEEQFSAAIPFVEQGLDRNERCLYIADENSKTEVLAAMRDAGVDADAARESGALTLHTKQDTYCRNGGFDPDDMIAFLAAEIEAATEEYEALRVTGEMTWIFGDDPEIADLVEYEGKLNRLLPDENGIALCQYNRNRFPAEVLRDVVRTHPHLVYDNTVCHNAYYTPPEEFFGPDRPAREVDRMLDSLRDRTTATVSLRERERELQRQNDRLESFASMLAHELRNPLTIAQIYLQSAVEGDETATEKVDTALDRIEEMIDVLLVTARGSDSNAECESVALATAAAEAWAEVAPESADLVVEADRTIRTDPVHIWHLLENLLRNAVEHGGDDVTVRVGDLEDVSSSSEGRSPSDRSSGQSPREDEASGGSEDEQSESSGGFYVADDGPGIPAADRDAVFEAGHTTDDAGIGLGLTFVAQLAETYEWDCTVTESESGGARFEFSGVEGGSRAPSAK, from the coding sequence ATGAGCCAACACACACTCACGCCCTCCGACGAGGGGAAGACACTCGGACTGGAGAGCGGACTGGAGGCGTTACGCAACAGTCCGACGTTCCGCGGGCCGGTCGAACCGCTGGGCGACCACGACTCCCACGACCACCTCGCGCTGGTCTACGAGACCACCGAGGAGCAGTTCTCGGCCGCGATTCCCTTCGTGGAACAGGGACTCGACCGGAACGAGCGATGCCTCTACATCGCCGACGAGAACTCGAAGACGGAAGTGTTGGCGGCGATGCGCGACGCGGGCGTGGACGCGGACGCGGCCCGCGAGTCGGGCGCGCTGACCCTCCACACCAAGCAGGACACGTACTGTCGGAACGGCGGGTTCGACCCCGACGACATGATTGCGTTCCTCGCGGCCGAAATCGAGGCGGCCACCGAGGAGTACGAGGCGCTCCGGGTCACGGGCGAGATGACGTGGATTTTCGGCGACGACCCGGAAATCGCCGACCTCGTGGAGTACGAGGGGAAACTCAACCGCCTCCTCCCCGACGAGAACGGCATCGCGCTCTGCCAGTACAACCGGAACAGGTTCCCGGCCGAGGTCCTGCGAGACGTCGTCCGCACGCACCCGCACCTCGTCTACGACAACACGGTCTGTCACAACGCCTACTACACGCCGCCCGAGGAGTTCTTCGGTCCCGACCGGCCCGCCCGCGAGGTGGACCGGATGCTCGACTCGCTCCGGGACCGAACGACCGCGACCGTGAGTCTCCGCGAGCGCGAACGCGAACTCCAGCGCCAGAACGACCGCCTCGAATCGTTCGCGAGCATGCTGGCCCACGAACTCCGCAACCCGCTCACCATCGCCCAGATATACCTCCAGTCGGCGGTCGAGGGCGACGAGACCGCCACCGAGAAGGTCGATACCGCGCTCGACCGCATCGAGGAGATGATAGACGTGTTGCTCGTCACGGCCCGGGGAAGCGACTCGAACGCCGAGTGCGAGTCGGTGGCGCTCGCGACCGCCGCCGCGGAGGCGTGGGCGGAAGTGGCGCCCGAGAGCGCAGACCTCGTCGTCGAGGCCGACCGCACGATTCGGACCGACCCGGTCCACATCTGGCATCTCCTCGAAAATCTGCTCCGGAACGCGGTCGAGCATGGCGGGGACGACGTGACCGTCCGCGTCGGCGACCTCGAAGACGTCTCCTCGAGTAGCGAGGGACGAAGTCCCTCGGACCGTTCGAGCGGGCAAAGCCCGCGAGAAGACGAAGCGAGCGGAGGCTCGGAAGACGAGCAGAGCGAGTCTTCCGGCGGGTTCTACGTGGCCGACGACGGGCCGGGCATCCCGGCGGCGGACCGCGACGCCGTCTTCGAGGCCGGACACACCACCGACGACGCCGGCATCGGTCTCGGGTTGACCTTCGTCGCGCAGCTCGCCGAGACGTACGAGTGGGACTGTACCGTGACCGAGAGCGAGTCGGGCGGGGCGCGCTTCGAATTCTCGGGCGTCGAAGGCGGGTCCCGAGCGCCGAGTGCGAAGTAA
- a CDS encoding DUF354 domain-containing protein produces the protein MDYLFFTNTPAHVHLYRNAIAELQERGHGALILARDYGCTLDLLDYYDLPHVVYGELATSKSSLARQLPSHYLTILRKTREYDPDKIFGVGAYAAHAGTVTDAPVVLITDSENTHLDHAISRPFADAYLTPHTFDKDLGEDHHVFRGFKECAYLHPEEWEPQTDVREELGVGPDEEFAIVRLNAFGSHHDVGHDGFTPEKRRELVERLAEDVTVFVSDEGDAMDFSSVPARPFDLHPALLHDALAEASLLVADTQTMVTEAALLGTPAIRSNSFVGDGDMGNFAELEREGLIYNLRAFDAVLDRATDLLARPGVADEWARKREEFLDDKVNLTDLVVRVATDQTMLRSLPTKRTYNLMPTETPI, from the coding sequence ATGGATTACCTGTTCTTCACGAACACGCCGGCACACGTCCATCTCTATCGTAACGCCATCGCGGAGCTGCAAGAGCGCGGTCACGGAGCCTTGATATTGGCCCGCGACTACGGGTGTACCCTCGACCTGCTCGACTACTACGACCTGCCTCACGTCGTCTACGGCGAACTGGCGACCAGCAAGTCCTCGTTGGCTCGCCAACTCCCGAGTCACTACCTCACCATCCTCCGGAAGACCCGAGAGTACGACCCCGACAAGATATTCGGCGTCGGCGCGTACGCCGCCCACGCGGGGACCGTGACCGACGCGCCGGTCGTTCTCATCACGGACTCAGAGAACACCCACCTCGACCACGCCATCTCGCGGCCCTTCGCCGACGCCTACCTCACACCTCACACCTTCGACAAAGACCTCGGCGAGGACCACCACGTCTTCCGCGGGTTCAAGGAGTGCGCCTACCTCCACCCCGAAGAGTGGGAGCCACAGACCGACGTCCGCGAGGAGTTGGGCGTCGGCCCGGACGAGGAGTTCGCCATCGTCCGGTTGAACGCCTTCGGGTCGCATCACGACGTGGGACACGACGGGTTCACGCCCGAGAAGCGCCGTGAACTCGTCGAGCGCCTCGCCGAGGACGTGACGGTCTTCGTCTCCGACGAGGGCGACGCGATGGACTTCTCGTCGGTCCCCGCCCGACCGTTCGACCTCCATCCGGCGCTGCTCCACGACGCGCTGGCCGAGGCGTCCCTGCTGGTCGCCGATACCCAGACGATGGTGACGGAGGCCGCGCTCCTCGGTACCCCCGCGATTCGCTCGAACTCCTTCGTCGGCGACGGCGACATGGGCAACTTCGCCGAACTCGAACGCGAGGGCCTGATTTACAACCTCCGGGCGTTCGACGCGGTGCTGGACAGGGCGACCGACCTGCTCGCGCGGCCGGGCGTCGCCGACGAGTGGGCGCGCAAGCGCGAGGAGTTCCTCGACGACAAGGTGAACCTCACCGACCTCGTGGTACGAGTGGCGACCGACCAGACGATGCTCAGGTCGCTCCCGACCAAGCGGACCTACAATCTGATGCCGACGGAAACGCCCATCTGA
- a CDS encoding glycosyltransferase family 2 protein produces MYNGNTVGVVVPAYNERGFVGEVIDTLPEFVDRAYVVDDQSTDGTWQEIQEHAEAANRAAAEPEGEPRLADGGVGFTRKVVPIRHETNRGVGGAIKTGYRRAYADGMDVTAVMAGDGQMDPDSLPRLLDPIVDGDADYAKSTRLLDAEYREEMPPFRLFGNRLLSVLTKIASGYWQTTDPQNGYTAISREALADLDIDSLYDDYGFANELLVRLNCHGMTVADVAVPAVYGDEESTIRYRSFVPKLSWLLLTNFLHRQRAQFAESGARATPLCYALGLSGILAAVAAGLIGDADLLAALVVGSYLSLGFAIHRDRQGDEGLEMRVTDDE; encoded by the coding sequence ATGTACAACGGAAACACAGTCGGCGTCGTCGTACCGGCGTACAACGAGCGAGGATTCGTCGGCGAGGTCATCGACACGCTCCCCGAATTCGTGGACCGCGCGTACGTCGTGGACGACCAATCGACCGACGGGACGTGGCAGGAGATACAGGAACACGCGGAAGCGGCCAATCGCGCCGCGGCGGAACCCGAAGGCGAACCGAGACTCGCGGACGGCGGCGTCGGTTTCACCCGAAAGGTCGTGCCGATTCGCCACGAGACGAACCGGGGCGTCGGCGGCGCGATAAAGACCGGGTATCGCCGGGCGTACGCCGACGGGATGGACGTGACGGCGGTGATGGCGGGAGACGGCCAGATGGACCCCGACTCGCTCCCCCGACTCCTCGACCCAATCGTGGACGGGGACGCGGATTACGCCAAGAGTACTCGACTCCTCGACGCCGAGTACCGCGAGGAGATGCCGCCGTTCCGGCTGTTCGGCAATCGACTGCTCTCGGTACTCACCAAGATAGCGAGCGGCTACTGGCAGACGACCGACCCGCAGAACGGTTACACTGCCATCTCGCGCGAAGCCCTCGCCGACCTCGACATCGACAGCCTCTACGACGACTACGGCTTCGCCAACGAACTCCTCGTCCGCCTGAACTGCCACGGGATGACCGTCGCCGACGTGGCGGTTCCGGCCGTCTACGGCGACGAGGAGAGTACAATCCGGTACCGTAGCTTCGTCCCGAAACTGTCGTGGCTCCTCCTCACCAACTTCCTCCACCGACAGCGGGCGCAGTTCGCCGAGTCGGGCGCTCGCGCAACGCCGCTCTGCTACGCGCTCGGCCTGTCGGGAATTCTCGCCGCCGTCGCCGCCGGACTAATCGGCGACGCGGACCTCCTCGCCGCGCTCGTCGTCGGGAGCTATCTGTCGCTCGGGTTCGCAATTCACCGGGACCGCCAAGGCGACGAGGGATTGGAGATGCGGGTGACCGACGACGAGTAG
- the mvaD gene encoding phosphomevalonate decarboxylase MvaD, with protein MKTTAKAHPIQGLVKYHGMRDEKLRLPYHDSISVCTAPSHTKTTVEFDPDLDSDTFVVGGERLADHEADRVANVVARVRELADADYVENPVRLESENSFPSNVGLGSSSSGFAAAAMALAEAADLGLSRPEISTIARRGSSSAARAVTGGFSDLHAGLNDEDCRSERLDSPLEDDLRIVAGLVPAYKETEHAHREAADSHMFEARLAHIHDQLAEVRDALREGDFQRVFETAEHDSLSLAATTMTGPSGWVYWKPDTLEVFNAVRDLREEGVPVYFSTDTGASVYVNTTAEHVERVEEVVAECGVETMVWEVGGPAEVLPENEALF; from the coding sequence ATGAAAACGACCGCGAAGGCTCACCCGATTCAGGGACTCGTCAAGTATCACGGGATGCGCGACGAGAAACTCCGCTTGCCCTACCACGATTCCATCAGCGTCTGCACCGCGCCGAGTCACACCAAGACCACCGTCGAGTTCGACCCCGACCTCGACTCGGACACCTTCGTCGTCGGCGGCGAGCGACTGGCCGACCACGAGGCCGACCGCGTCGCCAACGTCGTCGCTCGCGTGCGAGAGTTGGCCGACGCCGACTACGTCGAGAACCCCGTCCGACTGGAGAGCGAGAACTCGTTCCCGTCGAACGTAGGACTCGGGTCTTCCTCGTCCGGGTTCGCCGCCGCGGCGATGGCACTCGCCGAGGCCGCGGACCTCGGTCTCTCCCGACCGGAGATTTCGACCATCGCCCGCCGGGGGTCGTCGTCGGCCGCCCGCGCCGTGACGGGCGGGTTCTCCGACCTCCACGCCGGTCTCAACGACGAGGACTGTCGCTCCGAGCGCCTCGACTCGCCGCTCGAAGACGACCTGCGCATCGTGGCGGGACTCGTGCCCGCTTACAAGGAGACCGAACACGCCCACCGCGAGGCCGCCGACAGTCACATGTTCGAGGCGCGACTCGCGCACATCCACGACCAACTCGCCGAGGTGCGCGACGCGCTCCGCGAGGGCGACTTCCAGCGCGTCTTCGAGACCGCCGAACACGACTCGCTGTCACTGGCCGCGACGACCATGACCGGCCCGTCCGGGTGGGTCTACTGGAAGCCCGACACGCTGGAGGTCTTCAACGCGGTTCGGGACCTCCGCGAGGAGGGCGTTCCGGTCTACTTCTCGACCGACACGGGCGCGAGCGTCTACGTCAACACGACGGCCGAACACGTCGAGCGCGTCGAGGAAGTCGTCGCGGAGTGCGGCGTCGAGACGATGGTCTGGGAGGTCGGCGGTCCCGCCGAAGTCCTTCCGGAGAACGAGGCCCTGTTCTAA
- a CDS encoding SHOCT domain-containing protein — protein sequence MDDSLDDDDNVLVNLTVFVVLGVGLTALFLGYEWFWMAFVLGFGVLLPMVDVLTNRFGDDAVPDERDQRPETRSADESDSKQDALDTLRDRYARGDLTEAEFERKVEALLETETPESARDHVERRSRSRNTRDADDATFETDENT from the coding sequence ATGGACGACTCGCTCGACGACGACGATAACGTGCTCGTGAACCTCACCGTGTTCGTCGTCCTGGGCGTCGGACTCACCGCGCTGTTTCTGGGGTACGAGTGGTTCTGGATGGCGTTCGTCCTCGGTTTCGGCGTCCTCCTCCCGATGGTGGATGTCCTCACCAACCGGTTCGGCGACGACGCGGTCCCGGACGAACGCGACCAACGACCCGAGACCCGGAGCGCCGACGAATCCGATTCGAAGCAGGACGCGCTCGACACGCTCCGGGACCGGTACGCCCGCGGCGACCTCACCGAGGCGGAGTTCGAGCGGAAGGTCGAGGCCCTCCTCGAAACCGAGACGCCCGAGAGCGCGCGCGACCACGTCGAAAGGCGGAGCAGGTCGCGGAATACCCGCGACGCTGACGACGCGACCTTCGAGACGGACGAGAACACGTGA
- a CDS encoding C2H2-type zinc finger protein — MTGETTTDETEVPPGESPAECPYCGRPLESEELLVLHEGIDHWDRLDDDRREAFRETYQRENDDLRTFRLKLLGLLVLVYFVFLFVYSVETTDPYSVVAVIPV, encoded by the coding sequence ATGACCGGAGAGACCACCACCGACGAGACCGAGGTACCGCCCGGCGAATCGCCAGCGGAGTGTCCGTACTGCGGTCGCCCGCTGGAAAGCGAGGAGTTGCTGGTCCTCCACGAGGGCATCGACCACTGGGACCGACTCGACGACGACCGGCGCGAGGCGTTCCGCGAGACCTACCAGCGGGAGAACGACGACCTGCGCACCTTCCGGCTGAAACTGCTCGGCCTGTTGGTGCTGGTGTACTTCGTCTTCCTGTTCGTCTACTCGGTGGAGACCACGGACCCCTACAGCGTCGTCGCGGTGATACCAGTTTGA
- a CDS encoding cytochrome c oxidase subunit I encodes MVEAGQIALTVVMGVLLFGVAAFLSRLEDWRSYTPLTTGGGYVGEQTGQVHHEKPAGIVRWLTTVDHKDIGILYGIYGLFAFAWGGIAVLLMRAELAAPAENFIGANFYNALLTTHGITMLFLFGTPIIAAFGNYFVPLLIDADDMAFPRINAIAFWLLPPAAVLIWAGFPLATLTSGDVQPAQTSWTMYTPLSVEQTNPGVDLMLLGLHLSGVSATMGAINFIATIFTERGDDVGWENLDIFSWTMITQSGLILFSFPLLGSALVMLLLDRNFGTLFFAAEGGGPILWQHLFWFFGHPEVYILVLPPMGLVSLILPRFSGRKLFGFKFVVYSTLAIGVLSFGVWAHHMFATGIDPRIRASFMAVSLAIAVPSAVKTFNWITTMWNGRLRLTAPMLFCIGFVQNFIIGGVTGVFLASIPVDLVLHDTYYVVGHFHFIVMGAIAVAGFAGIYYWFPLVTGRMYQRTLAKWHFWLTMIGSNVTFIAMLLLGYGGMPRRYATYVFGNSELVSMFTNLHVIATVGAFIMGFGQLIFVYNIVTSWLEGARVRSGDPWDLEDDGMKTKEWTWFERKRETALADGGEEVATDGGEAVEEDE; translated from the coding sequence ATGGTAGAAGCCGGACAAATAGCACTCACCGTCGTCATGGGGGTACTCCTCTTTGGAGTCGCCGCGTTCCTCTCGAGACTCGAGGACTGGCGCTCCTACACGCCCCTCACGACCGGCGGCGGGTACGTCGGCGAACAGACGGGGCAGGTACATCACGAGAAGCCTGCCGGAATCGTGCGTTGGTTGACCACCGTGGACCACAAGGACATCGGCATCCTCTACGGTATCTACGGGCTGTTCGCGTTCGCGTGGGGCGGCATCGCGGTCCTGCTGATGCGGGCCGAACTGGCCGCGCCCGCCGAGAACTTCATCGGCGCGAACTTCTACAACGCCCTGCTGACGACCCACGGCATCACGATGCTGTTCCTGTTCGGAACGCCCATCATCGCGGCGTTCGGGAACTACTTCGTCCCGCTGCTCATCGACGCGGACGACATGGCGTTCCCCCGAATCAACGCCATCGCGTTCTGGCTCCTCCCGCCCGCGGCGGTTCTCATCTGGGCCGGGTTCCCGCTGGCGACGCTGACCAGCGGCGATGTCCAACCCGCCCAGACCTCGTGGACGATGTACACGCCGCTCTCGGTCGAGCAGACCAACCCCGGCGTGGACCTGATGTTGCTCGGTCTCCACCTCTCGGGGGTCTCGGCGACGATGGGTGCGATAAACTTCATCGCGACAATCTTCACCGAGCGCGGCGACGACGTCGGCTGGGAGAACCTCGACATCTTCTCGTGGACGATGATTACCCAGTCGGGCCTCATCCTGTTCTCGTTCCCGCTGCTCGGGAGCGCGCTCGTGATGCTCCTGCTCGACCGGAACTTCGGTACCCTGTTCTTCGCCGCGGAGGGTGGCGGTCCCATCCTCTGGCAACACCTGTTCTGGTTCTTCGGCCACCCGGAGGTGTACATCCTCGTGCTGCCGCCGATGGGACTGGTAAGTCTCATCCTGCCGCGGTTCTCGGGCCGGAAGCTGTTCGGGTTTAAGTTCGTGGTCTACTCGACGCTGGCAATCGGGGTCCTGAGTTTCGGCGTCTGGGCGCACCACATGTTCGCCACCGGTATCGACCCGCGCATCCGAGCGAGCTTCATGGCGGTGTCACTCGCCATCGCGGTACCCAGCGCGGTCAAGACGTTCAACTGGATAACGACCATGTGGAACGGTCGGCTCCGACTGACCGCGCCGATGCTGTTCTGCATCGGGTTCGTCCAGAACTTCATCATCGGTGGCGTCACGGGGGTCTTCCTCGCGTCCATCCCGGTTGACCTCGTCCTCCACGACACCTACTACGTGGTCGGACACTTCCACTTCATCGTGATGGGTGCCATCGCCGTCGCCGGGTTCGCGGGCATCTACTACTGGTTCCCGCTCGTCACGGGCCGGATGTACCAGCGCACTCTCGCCAAGTGGCACTTCTGGCTCACCATGATTGGCAGCAACGTGACGTTCATCGCCATGCTCCTGCTCGGCTACGGCGGGATGCCCCGGCGCTACGCCACCTACGTCTTCGGTAACTCGGAGTTGGTATCGATGTTCACCAACCTCCACGTCATCGCGACGGTCGGCGCGTTCATCATGGGCTTCGGCCAACTCATCTTCGTCTACAACATCGTCACGTCGTGGCTCGAAGGTGCCCGCGTCCGCAGCGGCGACCCGTGGGACCTCGAAGACGACGGCATGAAGACCAAGGAGTGGACGTGGTTCGAGCGCAAGCGTGAGACCGCACTCGCAGACGGCGGTGAGGAAGTCGCCACCGACGGCGGCGAAGCGGTCGAAGAAGACGAGTAG
- a CDS encoding NAD(P)/FAD-dependent oxidoreductase gives MRICVLGAGYAGLTLARKLERTVPDDVEILVIERTGSHLVQHELHRVVRRPSLADEIVVDLEDVLDRATVRQAEVAGVDPETGVVSLDSGETIDYDYGAVCLGAETAFYDLPGVEEHATPLKTLDHAERIRADFLDAVEAGSPDSPANVVVGGAGLSGVQVAGELAAFAREEESRESVTVTLLEQFESVAPAFPENFQAAVRDQLEARDVEIRTGTAVASADESAVELDSGERLDYDQFVWTGGIRGPAALDGERPEVENTLRLGDGTFVVGDAARVVDADGEPVPASAQAAVREARAVAENVASLVEYDREGDDIFEPRLEPFAFDSPGWLVSVGDGAVAQVGPTVLTGTAAKALKTTVGAGYLSSVGAIRNAADLVSEELGYER, from the coding sequence ATGCGAATCTGCGTCCTCGGCGCGGGTTACGCCGGACTGACCCTCGCCCGAAAACTGGAGCGCACCGTCCCCGACGACGTCGAGATTCTTGTGATTGAACGGACCGGGAGCCACCTCGTCCAGCACGAACTCCACCGGGTCGTCCGCCGACCGTCGCTCGCGGACGAAATCGTGGTGGACCTCGAAGACGTGCTGGACCGCGCGACGGTCCGGCAGGCCGAAGTCGCCGGGGTGGACCCGGAGACGGGCGTCGTCTCGCTCGACTCGGGCGAGACCATCGACTACGACTACGGTGCGGTCTGCCTCGGGGCCGAGACCGCCTTCTACGACCTGCCGGGCGTCGAGGAGCACGCCACGCCCCTGAAGACGCTCGACCACGCCGAGCGCATCCGGGCCGACTTCCTCGACGCGGTCGAAGCCGGGAGTCCCGATTCGCCGGCTAACGTGGTCGTCGGCGGTGCGGGCCTGTCGGGCGTGCAGGTCGCCGGCGAACTCGCGGCGTTCGCTCGCGAAGAGGAGTCCCGCGAGTCCGTCACCGTCACCCTCCTCGAACAGTTCGAGAGCGTCGCGCCCGCGTTCCCCGAGAACTTTCAGGCCGCGGTCCGCGACCAACTCGAAGCCCGCGACGTGGAGATACGGACGGGAACCGCGGTCGCCTCGGCGGACGAGTCGGCCGTCGAACTCGACTCGGGCGAGCGACTCGACTACGACCAGTTCGTCTGGACCGGGGGTATCCGCGGTCCCGCGGCGCTGGACGGCGAGCGCCCCGAGGTCGAGAACACCCTTCGACTCGGCGACGGCACGTTCGTCGTCGGCGACGCGGCGCGCGTGGTGGACGCAGACGGGGAACCCGTCCCCGCTAGCGCGCAGGCCGCGGTCCGAGAGGCCCGTGCGGTCGCCGAGAACGTCGCCAGCCTCGTGGAGTACGACCGCGAGGGCGACGACATCTTCGAACCCCGACTCGAACCGTTCGCGTTCGACTCGCCGGGGTGGCTGGTATCGGTCGGTGACGGCGCGGTCGCTCAGGTCGGCCCGACGGTTCTCACGGGGACCGCCGCGAAGGCGCTGAAGACGACCGTCGGGGCCGGATACCTCTCGTCGGTCGGTGCGATACGCAACGCCGCGGACCTCGTGAGCGAAGAACTAGGGTACGAGCGGTAG
- a CDS encoding MTH865 family protein produces the protein MADEQAEAELRDQFTEAFEGADFPVTNPMDLVPALPDGPGTRFEAGDVNFTAMELSTKLSDIQDFPYEDVESLVDDLIEGLKQKDML, from the coding sequence ATGGCAGACGAACAAGCAGAAGCCGAACTCCGCGACCAGTTCACCGAAGCGTTCGAAGGCGCAGACTTCCCGGTCACCAACCCGATGGACCTCGTGCCCGCGCTTCCTGACGGGCCGGGCACGCGCTTCGAGGCGGGCGACGTCAACTTCACCGCGATGGAACTCTCGACGAAGCTCTCGGACATTCAGGACTTCCCCTACGAGGACGTCGAGAGCCTCGTGGACGACCTCATCGAGGGTCTGAAACAGAAGGATATGCTGTAA
- a CDS encoding type II toxin-antitoxin system RatA family toxin: protein MDSVELSTVVYVSPEEAYEFLADFQGYANYSEYLDRVTRHGEGGPGTEYDIHLQWWKLNYVVRSEVTDFDPPERIAWRVVKDLRANGEWLVEPDPEAAPPERETASRVRLVIEFDADSASSDMLDLPRLVSLDWVIGKVRPLVLKEAEKVVARIVEDLEGERRDVELTLHDSPDTI, encoded by the coding sequence GTGGACAGCGTCGAACTCAGCACCGTCGTCTACGTGTCGCCCGAGGAAGCCTACGAGTTCCTCGCGGACTTTCAGGGGTACGCCAACTACTCCGAGTATCTCGACCGGGTGACGCGTCACGGCGAGGGCGGTCCCGGCACGGAGTACGACATCCACCTCCAGTGGTGGAAACTGAACTACGTCGTCCGGTCGGAGGTGACGGACTTCGACCCGCCAGAGCGAATCGCGTGGCGCGTCGTCAAGGACCTCCGCGCGAACGGCGAGTGGCTGGTCGAACCCGACCCCGAGGCGGCCCCGCCCGAACGGGAGACGGCCTCGCGGGTTCGACTGGTCATCGAGTTCGACGCCGACTCGGCGAGTTCCGACATGCTCGACCTGCCGCGCCTCGTCTCGCTCGACTGGGTAATCGGCAAGGTCAGACCGCTCGTGCTGAAGGAGGCCGAGAAGGTCGTCGCGCGCATCGTCGAGGACCTCGAAGGCGAGCGCCGCGACGTCGAACTGACGCTCCACGACTCGCCCGATACGATATAG
- a CDS encoding DUF6684 family protein, whose product MATPIFDRETWLDISVNIIPLCIIGFFVVLFTVASPWAIEGLTSSIGFALLVVPFALLAYLTYFSAKLIEDAESE is encoded by the coding sequence ATGGCAACCCCCATCTTCGACCGGGAGACGTGGCTCGACATTTCGGTCAACATCATCCCGCTCTGCATCATCGGCTTCTTCGTCGTGCTGTTCACCGTCGCGTCGCCGTGGGCCATCGAGGGGCTGACCTCGTCCATCGGGTTCGCACTGCTGGTCGTCCCCTTCGCACTGCTGGCGTACCTGACCTACTTCTCGGCGAAACTCATCGAGGACGCCGAGTCGGAGTAA
- a CDS encoding M42 family metallopeptidase: MDFDFELLRELTETDGVPGYEDRVRDVVRRELDGVADSVHTDAMGNVVGTVEGSSDYEVAVAAHMDEIGFMVKHVTDDGFLEIDTLGGWDPDVLRAQRVTVHTDAEDLTGVIGSVPTHVQDDDEEFSIDDVAIDLGLPAEDAAERVSVGDLVSMEQTTTRIGDNVTGKALDDRVCLLAMLEAARRIEDPDVTIHFCATAQEELGVRGAPALGVDLDPDLAVALDVTVANDIPAVENESGYVTELGEGAAIKLKDSSVVTTPKVHRRMRSVAEERGIDHQLEVLPSGATDTSGFQNTHGAKPVGAISVPTRYLHTVTESAHHADVEATIDLLTAFLETETGDHDYSL; this comes from the coding sequence ATGGATTTCGACTTCGAACTGCTACGCGAACTCACAGAGACGGACGGCGTGCCGGGGTACGAAGACCGGGTACGCGACGTCGTTCGTCGGGAACTCGACGGCGTCGCGGACTCGGTCCACACCGACGCGATGGGCAACGTCGTCGGGACGGTGGAGGGGTCGAGCGACTACGAGGTGGCCGTCGCCGCGCACATGGACGAAATTGGCTTTATGGTAAAGCACGTCACCGACGACGGATTCCTCGAAATCGACACCCTCGGCGGGTGGGACCCCGACGTGCTCCGCGCCCAGCGCGTGACGGTCCACACGGACGCCGAGGACCTCACCGGCGTCATCGGGTCCGTCCCGACCCACGTGCAGGACGACGACGAGGAGTTCTCCATCGACGACGTGGCCATCGACCTCGGACTCCCCGCCGAGGACGCCGCCGAGCGCGTCTCTGTCGGCGACCTCGTGAGCATGGAACAGACGACGACCCGAATCGGCGACAACGTGACCGGCAAGGCGCTGGACGACCGCGTCTGCCTGCTGGCCATGCTCGAAGCGGCCCGACGCATCGAGGACCCCGACGTGACGATTCACTTCTGTGCGACCGCACAGGAGGAACTCGGCGTCCGCGGCGCGCCCGCGCTCGGCGTGGACCTCGACCCGGACCTCGCCGTCGCGCTCGACGTGACGGTCGCCAACGACATCCCCGCGGTGGAGAACGAGAGCGGGTACGTCACCGAACTCGGCGAGGGCGCGGCGATAAAGCTCAAGGACTCCAGCGTCGTGACGACGCCGAAGGTCCACCGCCGGATGCGCTCGGTCGCCGAGGAGCGGGGCATCGACCACCAACTGGAGGTCCTTCCCTCGGGGGCCACCGACACCTCGGGATTCCAGAACACCCACGGCGCGAAACCGGTGGGAGCCATCTCAGTGCCGACTCGCTACCTCCACACCGTCACCGAGAGCGCCCACCACGCCGACGTGGAGGCGACCATCGACCTCCTGACCGCCTTCCTCGAAACCGAGACGGGCGACCACGACTACAGCCTGTAG